CTTCAAGCATCCAATCTATTGAAACTCCTTTATCTACAAATGAAAGTACTTCTACTTTATTAATGTATTTATTATCTTTTGCCCAGCTTGTAATTTGTTTTACAGCAAGCAATTCGCCATCAGAAACACGAGCAGAAGCCACTTCTATGCGGTCTACCTTTAGCTCTTCTAGTAATAACTTTGCTAGACTTAATTTTTCTGAAACTGAAAACGACACTCCCGAGGTTTGTTCACCATCGCGGAGTGTAGTATCCATTATTTCAATCTTTCTTTTTTTCATTATTGAGTAAACGCTAGTGCGAATCTTTATACTTCACTAAAGAAATATAGATTCCTATAAAGGGGTGTGTTTTGCAAATTCTATGATATCTGTCTTAACATTCATTAAGTAATCAATATCATCAAAACCGTTTAACATGTTGTCTTTTTTATAGCCATTGATGTCAAAAGATTCTTTTGCTCCAGTGGCTAAAAGTGTAACCGTTTGTTCTTGTAAATTCACCTCAATTTGGGTGTTCGGATCTTTCTCTATTTCAGAAAATAGTGTGTTAGAAAAGTCTGCGCTTACTTGTACAGGTAATACCCCAATATTTAAACAGTTTCCTTTAAAAATATCAGCAAAAAAGCTAGAAATTACACAACGGAATCCATAATCATAAACGGCCCATGCTGCGTGCTCTCTAGA
This genomic stretch from Cellulophaga algicola DSM 14237 harbors:
- the leuD gene encoding 3-isopropylmalate dehydratase small subunit; the encoded protein is MAYDKFEILTSTAVPLAIENVDTDQIIPARFLKATERKGFGDNLFRDWRYNTDDSPKADFVLNDSTYSGKILVGGRNFGSGSSREHAAWAVYDYGFRCVISSFFADIFKGNCLNIGVLPVQVSADFSNTLFSEIEKDPNTQIEVNLQEQTVTLLATGAKESFDINGYKKDNMLNGFDDIDYLMNVKTDIIEFAKHTPL